The proteins below come from a single Synechococcus sp. WH 8101 genomic window:
- a CDS encoding NAD(P)H-quinone oxidoreductase subunit M, with protein sequence MAETLLKCTTRHVRLFTARVENDNLVPADDQLTLDLDPDNEFLWDDTTIGTVQQRFRELVDSQAGQELSDYTLRRIGTELEGCIRDLLQSGALNYNPACRVLNYSMGLPRTPELL encoded by the coding sequence ATGGCCGAGACCCTGCTGAAGTGCACCACCCGCCACGTACGGCTGTTCACTGCCCGGGTGGAGAACGACAACCTGGTGCCAGCTGACGACCAGCTCACCCTGGATCTCGACCCCGACAACGAATTTCTCTGGGATGACACCACCATCGGCACGGTGCAGCAGCGGTTCCGTGAACTGGTGGACAGCCAGGCCGGCCAGGAACTGAGCGATTACACCCTGCGGCGCATCGGCACCGAGCTTGAGGGCTGCATTCGCGACCTGCTGCAGAGCGGCGCCCTGAACTACAACCCGGCCTGCCGGGTGCTCAATTACTCCATGGGACTACCCCGCACCCCAGAACTGCTGTGA
- a CDS encoding DUF3172 domain-containing protein produces MSRSPYDRPRPTRRSGERRYEESRYGPPPTGGGGPGGLKFNGATAAVLAGVLVIGIGIGSAVTSTTQGDQGNIASSQQLDMAVPDPEFCRQWGASAYVMDVEMYTTMNPVSSFVTQPALQAGCVIRRENWAVLRKEGAITPAQERECKQRMNTFAYIGSIRDKPVVRCVYQTDIRENKFITKGVADDSVGITPEADQF; encoded by the coding sequence GTGAGCCGTTCCCCCTACGACCGCCCCCGGCCCACCCGTCGCAGCGGTGAACGTCGCTACGAGGAGAGCCGTTACGGCCCACCACCGACGGGTGGTGGCGGTCCGGGTGGGCTCAAATTCAACGGGGCCACCGCCGCCGTGCTCGCCGGCGTTCTCGTGATCGGCATCGGCATCGGCAGTGCCGTCACCAGCACCACCCAAGGCGATCAGGGCAACATCGCCAGCAGTCAACAGCTGGATATGGCAGTGCCGGATCCGGAGTTCTGCAGGCAATGGGGTGCCAGTGCCTATGTCATGGACGTAGAGATGTACACGACGATGAACCCGGTGAGCAGCTTCGTGACCCAACCGGCGCTGCAGGCCGGTTGCGTGATCCGCCGGGAGAACTGGGCCGTGCTCCGCAAGGAGGGAGCGATCACTCCCGCCCAGGAGCGGGAATGCAAGCAACGGATGAACACCTTCGCTTACATCGGCTCCATCCGCGACAAGCCCGTGGTGCGCTGCGTCTATCAGACCGATATCCGGGAGAACAAGTTCATCACCAAGGGCGTCGCCGACGATTCCGTGGGCATCACCCCGGAAGCCGATCAGTTCTGA
- the pds gene encoding 15-cis-phytoene desaturase: protein MRVAIAGAGLAGLSCAKYLADAGHTPIVLEARDVLGGKVAAWKDEDGDWYETGLHIFFGAYPNMLQLFKELNIEDRLQWKSHSMIFNQPEEPGTYSRFDFPDLPAPVNGVAAILGNNDMLTWPEKIAFGLGLVPAMLRGQGYVEECDQYSWTEWLRLHNIPERVNDEVFIAMSKALNFIDPDEISATVVLTALNRFLQEKNGSQMAFLDGAPPERLCQPIVEHIEALGGEVHRNSPLREIRLNADGSVAGFQIGGVKGQEPREVQADAYVSALPVDPFKLLLPEPWKQMEVFRKLDGLRGVPVINLHLWFDRKLTDIDHLLFSRSPLLSVYADMSITCKEYEDPDRSMLELVFAPAKDWIGRPDEEIIEATMGELKKLFPMHFGGDQPATLRKYKVVKTPLSVYKTTPGCQQLRPDQATPIPNFFLAGDYTMQRYLASMEGAVLSGKLCAQAVDRQRDHLQSLTDVGAPVTA from the coding sequence ATGCGCGTCGCCATTGCAGGAGCCGGTCTGGCCGGTCTGTCCTGCGCCAAATATCTGGCGGACGCCGGTCATACCCCGATCGTGCTCGAAGCCAGGGATGTGCTGGGCGGCAAGGTGGCGGCCTGGAAAGACGAGGACGGCGACTGGTATGAAACCGGTCTGCACATCTTCTTCGGGGCATACCCGAACATGCTGCAGCTCTTCAAAGAGTTGAACATCGAAGACCGGCTGCAGTGGAAGAGCCATTCGATGATCTTCAATCAGCCAGAGGAGCCCGGTACCTACAGCCGCTTTGACTTTCCTGATCTCCCCGCACCGGTCAATGGGGTGGCGGCGATTCTGGGCAACAACGACATGCTCACCTGGCCCGAAAAAATTGCCTTCGGCCTGGGGTTGGTGCCCGCCATGCTCCGCGGTCAGGGCTATGTGGAGGAATGCGATCAGTACTCCTGGACCGAGTGGTTGCGCCTGCACAACATCCCCGAGCGCGTGAACGATGAGGTGTTCATTGCCATGAGCAAGGCCCTCAACTTCATCGATCCCGATGAAATTTCAGCCACGGTGGTGCTCACGGCCCTGAACCGTTTTCTGCAGGAGAAGAACGGATCTCAGATGGCCTTTCTTGACGGCGCACCGCCGGAGCGTCTGTGCCAGCCGATCGTGGAGCACATCGAGGCCCTGGGTGGCGAGGTGCATCGCAACAGCCCCCTGCGGGAGATTCGCCTCAACGCCGATGGCAGCGTGGCTGGTTTTCAGATTGGTGGGGTGAAGGGGCAAGAACCCCGTGAGGTGCAGGCGGATGCCTACGTGAGTGCCCTGCCGGTCGATCCCTTCAAGTTGTTGCTGCCCGAGCCCTGGAAGCAGATGGAGGTGTTCCGCAAGCTGGATGGCCTGCGCGGTGTGCCGGTGATCAATCTGCATCTGTGGTTCGATCGCAAGCTCACCGACATCGATCACCTGCTGTTCAGCCGTTCTCCCTTGCTGAGTGTTTACGCCGATATGAGCATCACCTGCAAGGAATACGAGGATCCCGATCGCTCCATGCTCGAACTGGTGTTTGCTCCGGCCAAGGATTGGATCGGTCGCCCGGATGAGGAGATCATCGAGGCCACCATGGGCGAACTGAAGAAGCTGTTCCCGATGCACTTCGGTGGAGATCAGCCCGCCACTCTGCGCAAATACAAGGTGGTGAAAACGCCTCTGTCGGTTTATAAAACCACCCCTGGCTGTCAGCAGCTGCGGCCGGATCAGGCCACCCCGATTCCCAATTTCTTTCTCGCTGGCGACTACACGATGCAGCGCTATCTGGCGTCGATGGAAGGGGCCGTGCTCAGCGGCAAGCTCTGTGCCCAAGCGGTGGACCGCCAACGCGATCACCTGCAATCATTGACTGATGTCGGCGCGCCGGTCACGGCTTGA
- a CDS encoding RNA-binding protein: MSVRLYIGNLPQDFDSKALESQLANVGEGIRFKAVLDRETGSCRGFGFANVNDEKVADAVIEQFNGKEFGGQTLRVERSERRDSNAGAAGRRGGRDQGHPPGSARKAVNKVVHSDAKAEEAPDPRWAGELSKLKDLLANQKAAV; this comes from the coding sequence ATGAGTGTTCGCCTCTACATCGGCAACCTGCCGCAAGACTTCGACAGCAAAGCACTGGAGTCTCAGCTCGCCAATGTGGGAGAGGGGATTCGCTTCAAAGCTGTGCTCGACCGGGAGACAGGCAGCTGCCGGGGCTTCGGCTTTGCCAACGTGAATGACGAGAAAGTCGCTGATGCTGTGATCGAGCAGTTCAACGGCAAGGAGTTCGGTGGCCAGACCCTCCGGGTGGAACGGTCCGAGCGCCGCGACAGCAATGCCGGCGCCGCTGGTCGCCGTGGTGGTCGCGATCAGGGCCATCCGCCTGGCTCAGCCCGCAAAGCAGTGAACAAAGTGGTGCACAGCGATGCGAAGGCCGAGGAAGCTCCCGACCCTCGCTGGGCGGGTGAACTCTCCAAGCTGAAAGACCTTCTCGCCAATCAGAAGGCAGCGGTCTAA
- a CDS encoding YdcF family protein, which translates to MGRRLVILSAAALLGALSAWPLRPYRQAWFTRQPPQRVLVLGGDVDREKAGLQLGRRLALPVVVSGGSNPEYAHWLMDREGLSQSRVRLDYRAKDTLGNFTSLVDDLKREGVQHVLLVTSRDHLPRAIVVGRLVAGSRGIRLTAVPVACAPRCLEESLGKQVGDGLRALAWVLTGRDLKPWARMSWGRWLSGGAGPADPGPADLDPGGPDRAGR; encoded by the coding sequence ATGGGGCGCCGCCTTGTGATCCTGAGCGCCGCGGCGCTGCTCGGCGCGCTCAGCGCCTGGCCGTTGCGGCCCTATCGCCAGGCCTGGTTCACGCGTCAGCCTCCCCAGCGCGTTTTGGTGCTGGGCGGCGATGTGGATCGGGAAAAGGCCGGTCTGCAGCTTGGCCGTCGCCTCGCACTTCCTGTGGTGGTGAGTGGCGGCAGCAATCCCGAATACGCCCATTGGCTGATGGATCGCGAGGGCCTGAGCCAGAGCCGGGTGCGCCTGGATTACCGGGCCAAAGACACCCTGGGCAACTTCACCTCTCTGGTGGATGATCTCAAGCGTGAGGGCGTGCAACACGTGCTTTTGGTCACCAGTCGCGACCATCTGCCCCGGGCGATCGTGGTGGGGCGGCTGGTGGCTGGCAGTCGGGGCATCCGCCTCACCGCCGTGCCGGTGGCCTGTGCGCCCCGTTGCCTCGAGGAGAGCCTGGGGAAGCAGGTGGGCGATGGTCTGCGCGCTCTCGCCTGGGTGCTCACCGGTCGGGATCTCAAACCCTGGGCGCGGATGTCGTGGGGGCGATGGCTCAGTGGGGGGGCCGGCCCGGCAGACCCTGGCCCAGCAGACCTTGATCCAGGAGGCCCTGATCGAGCAGGCCGTTGA
- the fabD gene encoding ACP S-malonyltransferase: protein MSIAWVFPGQGSQKTGMADPVLNLPGAEERFALASRLLGRDLLAICRGEPGSDDPERHGPNDLNDTRNTQPALFVVESLIVDELRRQQREPALVAGHSLGELVALYAAEVFDAATGLELMLRRSELMAAAGGGAMTAVIGFDRDQLLALVAANDAVVIANDNSAAQVVLSGTPEALQHVSEQLTCKRAIPLAVSGAFHSPFMAEAAEAFASHLEAVAFEDARFPVLSNTDPTPSCDAAVLKQRLRQQMTTGVRWRDTMAAMQAASIDTMVEIGPGNVLSGLAKRSMPGVTLSSLAGAADLGL, encoded by the coding sequence ATGTCGATCGCCTGGGTGTTTCCCGGTCAGGGTTCTCAGAAGACCGGGATGGCCGATCCCGTGCTCAACCTTCCCGGCGCCGAGGAACGCTTCGCCCTCGCCTCACGCCTGCTCGGACGCGATCTGCTGGCGATCTGTCGGGGCGAGCCCGGCAGTGACGATCCCGAACGGCACGGGCCCAACGATCTCAACGACACCCGCAACACCCAACCGGCCCTGTTTGTGGTCGAATCGCTGATCGTGGACGAACTGCGGCGGCAGCAGCGCGAGCCGGCTCTGGTGGCTGGCCACAGCCTGGGGGAGCTGGTGGCGCTCTACGCCGCTGAGGTTTTTGATGCCGCCACCGGGCTGGAGCTGATGCTGCGCCGCTCCGAGCTGATGGCCGCCGCCGGGGGTGGCGCCATGACTGCCGTGATCGGCTTCGACCGCGATCAACTCCTGGCGCTGGTGGCCGCCAACGACGCTGTGGTGATCGCCAACGACAACAGCGCCGCCCAGGTTGTGCTCTCCGGCACCCCGGAGGCCCTGCAGCACGTGAGTGAGCAGCTGACCTGCAAACGGGCCATTCCCCTGGCCGTCTCCGGGGCGTTTCACTCGCCGTTCATGGCGGAAGCCGCCGAAGCCTTCGCCAGCCACCTCGAGGCTGTCGCCTTCGAAGACGCTCGCTTCCCGGTGCTGAGCAACACCGATCCAACCCCCAGCTGCGATGCCGCCGTGCTCAAGCAACGCCTCCGGCAGCAGATGACCACCGGGGTGCGCTGGCGGGACACCATGGCGGCGATGCAAGCCGCCTCGATCGACACCATGGTGGAGATCGGGCCTGGCAACGTGCTCAGCGGCTTGGCGAAGCGCTCCATGCCGGGAGTGACGCTCAGCTCCCTGGCCGGAGCGGCCGATCTGGGGCTCTGA
- the plsX gene encoding phosphate acyltransferase PlsX gives MPPKDPDSAATSSPRSKPRRSRAVRRLVIWYRRNAAVTSLVGTAATSASAAGTAAGQVAGSVGSMAGTVVSSAGTMAGSMLQPLVFDPLRRLQGGSGTDDAVIEDSARLWVAVDGMGGDHAPGPILEGCLEAIERLPLRIRFVGETDRVLAAAAAMDLSDALEQAIALGHLELVASGPSIGMHEEATTVRRKRTASINVAMDLVKRGEALAVYSAGNSGAVMASAIFRLGRLAGIDRPAIGALFPTKDPGQPVLVLDVGANMDCKPAYLHQFALLGNIYCRDVLQVKQPRIGLLNIGEEECKGNDLALRTHALLKEESRLHFAGNCEGRDVLSGAFDVVVCDGFTGNVLLKFLESVGSVLLDVLRAELPRGRRGKVGSAFLRSNLKRIKKRLDHAEHGGALLLGVNGICVIGHGSSRALSVLSALRLAHSAASHGVMDDLAALGEPKQAVQA, from the coding sequence TTGCCTCCGAAGGACCCTGACTCCGCCGCGACCTCCTCGCCCCGGAGCAAACCCCGCCGATCCCGCGCCGTGCGACGGCTGGTGATCTGGTATCGACGCAACGCTGCCGTCACCAGCCTGGTGGGCACCGCCGCCACATCCGCCAGTGCCGCAGGAACGGCAGCCGGCCAGGTGGCCGGTTCGGTCGGCTCCATGGCGGGAACGGTGGTGTCCAGCGCCGGGACGATGGCCGGCAGCATGCTGCAGCCGCTGGTCTTCGATCCCCTGCGACGACTGCAGGGTGGTAGCGGCACCGACGATGCGGTGATCGAGGACAGCGCCCGACTCTGGGTGGCCGTGGATGGCATGGGCGGTGACCATGCCCCGGGCCCGATCCTGGAGGGCTGCCTGGAGGCGATCGAGCGACTGCCGCTGCGGATTCGCTTTGTGGGAGAAACCGATCGAGTGCTGGCGGCCGCGGCCGCCATGGACCTGAGCGATGCCCTGGAGCAGGCGATCGCCCTGGGCCATCTGGAACTGGTGGCCAGCGGCCCCTCGATCGGCATGCATGAAGAGGCCACCACCGTGCGCCGCAAGCGGACAGCCAGCATCAACGTGGCCATGGACCTGGTGAAACGCGGCGAGGCGCTGGCGGTGTATTCCGCCGGGAATTCCGGTGCCGTGATGGCGTCAGCGATCTTCCGCTTGGGGCGGCTCGCCGGCATCGATCGACCGGCGATCGGCGCCCTGTTCCCCACCAAGGATCCAGGCCAGCCCGTGCTGGTACTCGATGTGGGCGCCAACATGGATTGCAAGCCCGCCTACCTGCACCAGTTCGCCCTGCTGGGCAACATCTATTGCCGCGATGTGCTGCAGGTGAAGCAGCCCCGCATCGGACTGCTCAACATCGGCGAGGAGGAGTGCAAGGGCAATGATCTCGCCCTGCGCACCCATGCGCTGCTCAAGGAGGAGTCGCGCCTGCATTTCGCCGGCAACTGTGAAGGCCGCGACGTGCTCTCCGGTGCCTTTGATGTGGTGGTCTGCGACGGCTTCACCGGCAACGTGCTGCTGAAATTCCTCGAGTCGGTGGGCAGCGTGCTGCTCGATGTGCTCAGGGCGGAGTTGCCACGGGGGCGGCGCGGCAAGGTGGGCTCCGCGTTCCTGCGCAGCAATCTGAAGCGCATCAAGAAGCGCTTGGACCACGCCGAACACGGAGGCGCCCTGCTGCTGGGGGTGAATGGCATCTGCGTGATCGGTCACGGCAGCAGCCGGGCCCTTTCGGTGCTGAGTGCCCTGCGGCTGGCCCACTCGGCCGCCAGCCATGGCGTGATGGACGACCTCGCCGCCCTCGGCGAGCCAAAGCAGGCCGTGCAGGCCTGA
- the tsaB gene encoding tRNA (adenosine(37)-N6)-threonylcarbamoyltransferase complex dimerization subunit type 1 TsaB, which translates to MTRWLLALHSSTPDLGVAVLDADHPSDTRRHLVLSCGRRLTNDLIPAVQLLLPSEQWSSITRLAVATGPGGFTGTRLTVVMARTLAQQLQVPLDGVSSFALMAPRLARDAAAGVDCFDPVQPFWIVQDLPRRGRVGGCYRCNPAELGAVELEAPRLLAADAQPRPALPMATGVEADVQHLLALCYQADQQRLPAAWSEVLPLYPMSPVGVV; encoded by the coding sequence ATGACCCGCTGGCTCCTGGCGCTGCACAGTTCGACCCCCGATCTTGGGGTGGCCGTGCTCGACGCCGACCACCCCTCCGACACGCGGCGTCATCTCGTGCTTTCCTGTGGCCGCCGACTGACCAACGATCTGATCCCGGCCGTGCAGCTGCTGCTGCCGTCTGAGCAGTGGTCGTCAATCACTCGCCTGGCGGTGGCCACAGGGCCGGGCGGGTTCACCGGCACCCGATTGACGGTGGTGATGGCGCGCACCCTGGCGCAGCAGCTGCAGGTTCCCCTCGATGGGGTGAGCAGCTTTGCCCTGATGGCGCCCCGGCTAGCCCGAGATGCTGCGGCCGGGGTCGATTGCTTCGATCCGGTGCAACCGTTCTGGATCGTGCAAGACCTGCCTCGCCGCGGTCGCGTCGGCGGCTGCTATCGCTGCAACCCGGCTGAGCTCGGTGCGGTGGAGCTGGAGGCTCCTCGCCTGCTCGCTGCTGATGCCCAGCCCCGTCCGGCCCTGCCCATGGCAACGGGCGTGGAAGCGGATGTGCAGCATCTGCTCGCTCTCTGTTACCAGGCCGATCAGCAGCGGCTCCCGGCCGCCTGGTCGGAGGTACTCCCCCTGTATCCCATGTCGCCGGTGGGTGTGGTGTGA
- a CDS encoding 1-acyl-sn-glycerol-3-phosphate acyltransferase, with protein MLVFPVFRGLFRGRTVGNENVPMQGPVVVVANHGSHLDPPLLGHALGRPVAFMAKSELFDVPVLGPIIRACGAYPVRRGASDREAIRTATARLEQGWATGVFLDGTRQANGRVNEPMPGAALLAARSGAPLLPVAIVNSHRAWGPGQRRLRAVPILLRIGTPIPAPASRRKPDLEATTRELQQRINGLLDQGLLDQGLLGQGLPGRPPH; from the coding sequence ATGCTCGTCTTTCCCGTGTTCCGCGGTCTGTTCAGAGGCCGCACCGTGGGGAACGAGAATGTGCCGATGCAGGGCCCTGTTGTGGTGGTGGCGAACCATGGCTCCCATCTGGATCCGCCGCTGCTGGGCCATGCCCTCGGGCGTCCGGTCGCCTTCATGGCCAAATCGGAACTGTTTGACGTTCCGGTGCTGGGGCCGATTATCCGCGCCTGCGGCGCCTACCCCGTGCGGCGCGGAGCCAGTGATCGCGAGGCAATCCGCACCGCCACGGCCCGCCTCGAGCAGGGATGGGCCACCGGCGTGTTTCTGGACGGCACCCGCCAAGCCAATGGCCGGGTCAATGAGCCGATGCCAGGCGCTGCCCTGCTCGCCGCCCGCAGTGGCGCCCCCCTCCTCCCCGTGGCGATCGTGAACAGCCACAGAGCCTGGGGCCCGGGCCAGAGGCGCCTGCGCGCCGTGCCGATCCTGCTCCGAATCGGCACCCCGATCCCGGCTCCAGCCAGTCGCCGCAAACCCGATCTGGAAGCCACCACCCGGGAACTCCAGCAACGGATCAACGGCCTGCTCGATCAGGGCCTCCTGGATCAAGGTCTGCTGGGCCAGGGTCTGCCGGGCCGGCCCCCCCACTGA
- a CDS encoding beta-ketoacyl-ACP synthase III, translating into MAGSAPLSGATGGVALVASGSAKGEQTIRNEQLGLRVDTNDEWIRSRTGIRERCICGPQQSLADLSHEAGDAALTMAGWSPESVDLVLLATSTPDDLFGTAPKVQALLGARQAVAFDLTAACSGFLFALVTAAQFLRTGAMRRVLVIGADQLSRWVDWDDRRTCVLFGDAAGAVALEATTPAEDGLLGFALRSDGLRGDCLNLSQHQQRQALVDGTSHQVGGFAPISMNGQEVYKFAVREVPAILHHLLQSTETAADSLDWLLLHQANQRILDAVADRFKLPHAKVLSNLAHYGNTSAATIPLMLDEAVRDGRIQPGHRIASSGFGAGLSWGAALFRWQGPS; encoded by the coding sequence TTGGCTGGATCAGCTCCACTCTCCGGTGCGACCGGTGGCGTGGCCCTGGTGGCCAGCGGCAGCGCCAAGGGTGAGCAGACGATCCGAAACGAGCAGCTCGGGCTGCGGGTCGACACCAACGATGAATGGATCCGCAGCCGCACCGGCATTCGTGAGCGCTGCATCTGCGGACCACAGCAGAGCCTGGCCGACCTGAGCCACGAGGCAGGCGATGCAGCGCTGACCATGGCTGGCTGGTCGCCCGAGAGTGTCGACCTGGTGCTGCTCGCCACCTCCACTCCCGACGACCTTTTCGGCACAGCACCCAAAGTGCAGGCGCTGCTCGGCGCCAGGCAGGCCGTGGCCTTTGACCTCACGGCCGCCTGCAGCGGTTTTCTGTTCGCTCTGGTCACCGCTGCCCAGTTCCTGCGCACCGGGGCGATGCGCCGAGTGCTGGTAATCGGGGCGGATCAACTGAGCCGCTGGGTCGACTGGGATGACCGCCGCACCTGCGTGCTCTTCGGTGATGCGGCCGGCGCGGTCGCGCTCGAAGCCACCACACCGGCCGAGGATGGGTTACTCGGCTTTGCCTTACGGAGCGATGGCCTTCGGGGCGACTGCCTCAACCTCTCCCAACATCAGCAGCGACAAGCATTGGTGGACGGCACCAGCCATCAGGTGGGGGGCTTTGCACCGATCAGCATGAACGGGCAGGAGGTGTATAAGTTCGCGGTGCGCGAGGTGCCGGCGATTCTTCATCACCTCCTGCAAAGCACAGAGACGGCAGCAGACAGCCTCGACTGGCTGCTGCTGCATCAAGCCAACCAGCGCATCCTCGATGCGGTGGCCGATCGCTTCAAACTTCCCCACGCCAAGGTGCTCAGCAACCTGGCCCACTACGGCAACACCTCCGCCGCCACGATTCCGCTGATGCTCGACGAAGCGGTCCGTGACGGGCGCATCCAACCCGGCCATCGGATCGCCAGCAGTGGCTTTGGCGCAGGACTCAGCTGGGGCGCCGCCCTGTTCCGCTGGCAAGGCCCCTCGTAG
- a CDS encoding Ycf34 family protein yields MCICVDCRWVDRCQAYHAVERQHGAEHLNPAPDLEPRKPRIHISVRDLEGGRVGVEWDVRACDSFEAEPGRWQRLRPGAKLPP; encoded by the coding sequence ATGTGCATCTGCGTGGATTGCCGCTGGGTGGATCGCTGCCAGGCCTATCACGCGGTGGAGCGGCAGCACGGAGCCGAGCACCTCAATCCGGCTCCGGATCTGGAGCCCCGAAAGCCCCGGATTCACATCAGCGTGCGCGATCTGGAGGGCGGGCGTGTGGGGGTGGAGTGGGACGTCCGCGCCTGCGACAGCTTTGAGGCTGAGCCTGGGCGCTGGCAGCGTCTGCGTCCGGGTGCGAAGCTCCCTCCATGA
- a CDS encoding CCA tRNA nucleotidyltransferase, producing MPRHAAEPSILEAEPRAWASLLWQRLAPERWPIPLTALPPGAALVGGAIRDGLIGRLRPQPDLDLVVPESALELTAQLAQEHGGACVVLDAQRDMARLVLKGWTLDLARQDGADLEADLWRRDFRLNAIALVVDSQPQLLDPTGGLDDLRAGRLSAIHENNLIDDPLRLLRGVRLLAELSFSIDTATMAMLRRQRALLPRAAPERIQAELLRLVAGPQADQALEVLDKLQLLRPWQELEGPPPAALPVRGAGLQQAAAALNPDERDHALPLLRLTACLGDQGLQSLRFSKKQWQRCARLRHWLTRLEEAAFDTLPELERLQLHLELEDDLPALILQLPPERRDHWLMRWRDDTDPLFHPRAALDGRTLQRELELPQGPLLGRLLHHLKRERAFGRIHDREDSLAASRTWLKLQCD from the coding sequence ATGCCTCGCCATGCCGCTGAGCCATCCATTCTGGAGGCGGAGCCCCGCGCATGGGCCTCGCTGCTCTGGCAGCGGTTGGCACCGGAGCGCTGGCCGATCCCACTCACGGCCCTGCCACCGGGCGCGGCCCTCGTGGGGGGAGCGATCCGAGATGGACTGATCGGGCGGCTGCGCCCCCAACCGGATCTCGATCTGGTGGTACCCGAGAGCGCCCTGGAGCTCACCGCCCAGCTGGCCCAAGAGCATGGCGGCGCCTGCGTGGTGCTCGATGCCCAACGCGACATGGCCCGCCTGGTGCTGAAGGGCTGGACCCTCGATCTGGCCCGGCAGGACGGGGCCGACCTGGAGGCGGATCTGTGGCGGCGGGATTTCCGGCTCAATGCGATCGCCCTGGTGGTGGATTCCCAGCCCCAGTTGCTCGATCCCACCGGCGGCCTCGACGATCTACGCGCCGGGCGCCTCTCGGCCATCCATGAAAACAACCTGATCGACGATCCGCTGAGGCTGCTGCGAGGCGTGCGACTGCTGGCGGAACTGTCCTTCAGCATCGACACCGCCACCATGGCGATGCTCAGGCGGCAGCGCGCCCTGCTGCCCAGGGCGGCACCGGAGCGCATTCAGGCGGAACTGCTGCGGCTGGTGGCAGGCCCCCAGGCCGACCAGGCCCTGGAGGTGCTCGACAAGCTCCAACTGCTGAGGCCTTGGCAGGAGCTGGAGGGGCCGCCACCGGCAGCTCTGCCGGTGCGGGGGGCTGGCCTGCAACAGGCCGCCGCGGCCCTCAACCCAGACGAACGCGACCACGCCTTGCCCCTGCTCCGGCTCACCGCCTGCCTGGGGGATCAGGGACTGCAGAGCCTGCGCTTCAGCAAAAAACAGTGGCAACGCTGTGCCCGGCTGCGTCACTGGCTGACACGCCTGGAGGAAGCGGCATTCGACACGCTTCCTGAACTTGAACGCCTCCAGCTGCATCTGGAGCTGGAAGACGACCTACCAGCCTTGATTCTGCAACTGCCCCCCGAGAGGCGAGATCACTGGTTGATGCGCTGGCGGGATGACACTGACCCTTTATTCCATCCCCGAGCCGCTCTGGATGGACGCACCCTGCAACGCGAACTGGAGCTGCCCCAGGGCCCCCTGCTGGGGCGACTGCTGCATCACCTCAAGCGTGAACGCGCCTTCGGGCGCATTCACGATCGCGAGGACAGCCTCGCCGCAAGCCGGACATGGCTGAAGCTTCAATGTGATTGA
- a CDS encoding phytoene synthase, with the protein MMTLAPPEPSQAHGSQALSGALRRAYEACRQETAEWAKTFYLGTLLLPPEKRRAIWAIYVWCRRTDELMDSAEAQARPQAELAERLDRWEENTRAVFAGRVGSDLDAVMVDTLERFPQSIQPYLDMIEGQRMDLTWTRYPTFEDLRLYCYRVAGTVGLMTQGVMGLDPAYTTAPWSDDPNTSDAAVALGIANQLTNILRDVGEDRSRGRIYLPLEDLDRFGYSEADLLAGRLNDAWRNLMVFQLERARLWFARSEAGVRWLSGDARWPVWTSLRLYRGILDAIERLDYDVFNHRAYVSRLGKLLELPRSFVIAQAR; encoded by the coding sequence ATCATGACCCTCGCGCCGCCCGAACCCTCCCAGGCTCACGGGAGTCAGGCCCTCAGCGGGGCTCTGAGGCGGGCTTATGAGGCCTGCCGTCAGGAAACGGCGGAGTGGGCCAAAACCTTTTATCTCGGCACGCTGCTGCTGCCTCCCGAGAAGCGGCGGGCGATCTGGGCGATCTATGTCTGGTGCCGTCGCACTGATGAACTGATGGACAGTGCCGAAGCTCAGGCCCGTCCCCAGGCGGAACTGGCTGAGCGGCTCGATCGCTGGGAGGAGAACACCCGCGCAGTGTTTGCCGGGCGGGTTGGCAGCGATCTTGATGCGGTGATGGTCGACACCTTGGAGCGTTTCCCACAGTCGATTCAGCCCTATCTCGACATGATCGAGGGGCAGCGGATGGATCTCACCTGGACCCGCTATCCCACATTTGAGGATCTACGTCTCTACTGTTATCGCGTCGCGGGCACGGTGGGCTTAATGACCCAGGGCGTGATGGGGTTGGATCCGGCCTACACCACGGCACCCTGGAGCGATGATCCCAACACCTCCGATGCTGCTGTGGCCCTTGGCATCGCCAATCAGCTCACCAATATTCTTCGCGACGTCGGTGAAGACCGTTCCCGTGGTCGCATCTATTTGCCCCTGGAAGATCTGGACCGTTTCGGCTATTCCGAGGCCGATCTCCTGGCTGGTCGCCTGAATGACGCCTGGCGCAACCTGATGGTGTTCCAGCTGGAGCGTGCTCGCCTGTGGTTTGCTCGTTCCGAGGCGGGCGTGCGTTGGTTGTCAGGTGATGCACGCTGGCCGGTGTGGACGTCTCTGCGTCTGTATCGCGGCATTCTTGATGCGATTGAACGGCTCGATTACGACGTGTTCAACCATCGGGCCTACGTGAGTCGCCTCGGCAAATTGCTTGAGCTGCCTCGCTCCTTTGTGATTGCCCAGGCACGCTAA